The Nocardioides campestrisoli genome includes a window with the following:
- a CDS encoding sirohydrochlorin chelatase produces the protein MAAPALVALAHGSRDARSAATIKALVAEVRKMRPDLRIEASFLELSKPSFQTTVDRLVKSGHEEIVVVPLLLTEAYHAKVDVPQAVAEAMERHEGLKVRATSVLGLEPAFLEVLDLRMREALADARIRELDALVLAAAGSSDALANQSVARLARVWGARHKLPVTAAFASAAPPATGEAVRAFRAQGKRHIAVASLFLAPGFLPDRAAELALEAGAVAVSAPLGAHPEVARTILARYAVGAVELVPV, from the coding sequence ATGGCTGCTCCTGCATTGGTTGCACTGGCCCACGGAAGCCGTGACGCGCGGTCCGCGGCGACGATCAAGGCCCTCGTCGCGGAGGTCCGGAAGATGCGTCCGGACCTGCGGATCGAGGCGTCGTTCCTCGAGCTCTCCAAGCCGTCGTTCCAGACAACGGTGGACCGGCTCGTCAAGTCCGGCCACGAGGAGATCGTGGTCGTCCCCCTGCTGCTCACCGAGGCCTACCACGCCAAGGTGGACGTCCCGCAGGCCGTCGCGGAGGCGATGGAGCGGCACGAGGGGCTCAAGGTCCGGGCCACCTCGGTCCTCGGCCTCGAACCCGCGTTCCTGGAGGTCCTGGACCTGCGGATGCGCGAGGCGCTGGCCGACGCGCGGATCCGTGAGCTCGACGCGCTCGTGCTGGCCGCCGCCGGCTCCTCCGACGCGCTGGCCAACCAGTCCGTCGCCCGGCTGGCCCGGGTCTGGGGCGCCCGGCACAAGCTGCCGGTGACCGCGGCGTTCGCCTCGGCGGCCCCGCCGGCCACCGGTGAGGCCGTGCGCGCCTTCCGCGCGCAGGGCAAGCGGCACATCGCCGTCGCCTCGCTCTTCCTGGCCCCGGGGTTCCTCCCGGACCGGGCGGCCGAGCTGGCGCTCGAGGCCGGTGCGGTCGCGGTCTCCGCACCCCTGGGGGCCCACCCCGAGGTGGCGCGG
- a CDS encoding phosphoadenylyl-sulfate reductase, with protein sequence MSLSTQAAREFRGTHTAGRSSEELRELVSHVGAELELAPAEHIIEWAVATFGERFCLTSSMGDAVLAHLASTVAPGIDVVFLDTGYHFAETIGTRDAVEATLPVNLLTITPVQSVAEQDAEHGPDLFRTDPDRCCALRKVKPLADALSGYDAWATGLRRAETHNRVIAPVVGWDARKGKVKVSPLARWSDEQVDRYVAENGVLVNPLVYDGYPSIGCWPCTRRVAPGDDPRSGRWAGTSKTECGIHS encoded by the coding sequence ATGAGTCTCTCCACCCAGGCGGCCCGGGAGTTCCGCGGCACGCACACGGCCGGCCGCTCCTCCGAGGAGCTTCGCGAGCTGGTCTCGCACGTGGGCGCCGAGCTCGAGCTGGCGCCCGCCGAGCACATCATCGAGTGGGCGGTCGCCACCTTCGGGGAGCGCTTCTGCCTCACCAGCTCGATGGGCGACGCGGTCCTGGCTCACCTCGCCTCGACGGTGGCACCCGGGATCGACGTGGTCTTCCTCGACACCGGCTACCACTTCGCCGAGACGATCGGGACCCGCGACGCCGTCGAGGCCACCCTGCCCGTCAACCTGCTCACCATCACTCCGGTCCAGAGCGTGGCCGAGCAGGACGCCGAGCACGGCCCCGACCTCTTCCGCACCGACCCCGACCGCTGCTGCGCGCTGCGCAAGGTCAAGCCGCTGGCCGACGCGCTCTCCGGCTACGACGCCTGGGCGACCGGCCTGCGCCGGGCCGAGACCCACAACCGGGTGATCGCGCCCGTCGTGGGCTGGGACGCCCGCAAGGGGAAGGTCAAGGTCTCCCCTCTCGCCCGCTGGTCGGACGAGCAGGTGGACCGGTACGTCGCCGAGAACGGCGTGCTGGTCAACCCGCTGGTCTACGACGGGTACCCGAGCATCGGCTGCTGGCCCTGCACCCGGCGCGTGGCGCCGGGTGACGATCCCCGCAGCGGCCGGTGGGCCGGCACGAGCAAGACCGAGTGCGGGATCCACTCATGA
- a CDS encoding Insertion element protein, with protein sequence MSERAVPYHCPYCGEEDLFPQEAHGAWECRACLRAFTVKMLGMIRPGGGAR encoded by the coding sequence ATGAGCGAGCGCGCGGTGCCCTACCACTGCCCGTACTGCGGCGAGGAGGACCTCTTCCCGCAGGAGGCGCACGGAGCCTGGGAGTGCCGCGCCTGCCTGCGCGCCTTCACCGTCAAGATGCTCGGCATGATCCGGCCCGGAGGCGGTGCGCGATGA
- a CDS encoding nitrite/sulfite reductase → MTATPAPARTTRPRAKRGEGQWALGYSEPLNKNEQSKKDDDPLHVRDRILNIYSKRGFDSIDPADLRGRFRWMGLYTQRAPGFDGGKTAQLEEEELDDRYFMMRVRTDGAVLSGDALRALGSVSQEFARGTADITDRNNIQYHWIEVESVPEIWERLEGAGLTTLEACGDSPRPFLGSPVAGIAQDELIDGTWALEEIKRRALGNPEYSNLPRKFKTALTGHPSHDVAPEVNDVSFVGSVHPEHGPGFDVWVGGGLSTNPKLAQKLGVWVPLAEVPDIWEAVCGIFRDYGYRRLRSKARLKFLVADWGLEKFREILETEYLGRTLIDLPSPPSPLVPGDHIGVHEQKDGKFYVGAAPVVGRINGQVLLDLADLVERYGARGARLTAYQKLVVLGVDGADTEAFVADLRRIGLDATPSNWRRNTMACTGIEFCKLAIVDTKNRARALVAELERRFPELDVPITVNVNGCPNACARTQVADIGLKGQLVVDASGEQVEGFQVHLGGALGLGANFGRKLRAHKVTSAELDDYITAVVSAFLADRHEDETFAAWAARADEAHLRGERALEGV, encoded by the coding sequence ATGACTGCCACCCCTGCTCCGGCACGCACCACCCGCCCCCGCGCCAAGCGCGGTGAGGGCCAGTGGGCGCTGGGCTACTCCGAGCCCCTGAACAAGAACGAGCAGTCCAAGAAGGACGACGACCCGCTCCACGTCCGGGACCGCATCCTGAACATCTACTCCAAGCGCGGCTTCGACTCCATCGACCCCGCCGACCTGCGCGGCCGGTTCCGGTGGATGGGCCTCTACACCCAGCGTGCCCCCGGCTTCGACGGCGGGAAGACCGCCCAGCTGGAGGAGGAGGAGCTGGACGACCGCTACTTCATGATGCGGGTCCGCACCGACGGCGCCGTGCTCTCCGGCGACGCGCTGCGGGCGCTGGGCAGCGTCTCCCAGGAGTTCGCCCGGGGCACCGCCGACATCACCGACCGCAACAACATCCAGTACCACTGGATCGAGGTCGAGAGCGTCCCGGAGATCTGGGAGCGGCTCGAGGGCGCCGGGCTCACCACCCTCGAGGCCTGCGGCGACTCCCCCCGGCCGTTCCTGGGATCCCCGGTCGCCGGCATCGCCCAGGACGAGCTGATCGACGGCACCTGGGCCCTGGAGGAGATCAAGCGCCGGGCACTCGGCAACCCGGAGTACTCCAACCTCCCCCGCAAGTTCAAGACCGCCCTCACCGGCCACCCGAGCCACGACGTGGCCCCCGAGGTCAACGACGTCTCCTTCGTCGGCTCCGTCCACCCCGAGCACGGCCCGGGCTTCGACGTGTGGGTCGGCGGCGGCCTGTCGACCAACCCCAAGCTTGCCCAGAAGCTCGGCGTCTGGGTCCCGCTGGCCGAGGTGCCGGACATCTGGGAGGCCGTCTGCGGCATCTTCCGCGACTACGGCTACCGCCGGCTGCGCTCCAAGGCCCGGCTGAAGTTCCTGGTCGCCGACTGGGGCCTGGAGAAGTTCCGCGAGATCCTCGAGACCGAGTACCTGGGCCGCACCCTGATCGACCTGCCCTCTCCCCCGTCCCCGCTGGTCCCCGGCGACCACATCGGGGTGCACGAGCAGAAGGACGGCAAGTTCTACGTCGGTGCCGCCCCCGTGGTCGGGCGGATCAACGGGCAGGTGCTGCTCGACCTGGCCGACCTGGTCGAGCGGTACGGCGCCCGCGGCGCCCGGCTCACGGCGTACCAGAAGCTGGTGGTGCTGGGCGTGGACGGTGCCGACACCGAGGCGTTCGTGGCGGACCTGCGCCGGATCGGCCTGGACGCGACCCCGTCGAACTGGCGCCGCAACACGATGGCCTGCACCGGCATCGAGTTCTGCAAGCTGGCGATCGTCGACACCAAGAACCGCGCCCGCGCCCTGGTGGCCGAGCTCGAACGGCGCTTCCCCGAGCTGGACGTGCCGATCACGGTGAACGTCAACGGCTGCCCGAACGCCTGCGCCCGGACCCAGGTCGCCGACATCGGGCTGAAGGGCCAGCTCGTGGTCGACGCCTCCGGCGAGCAGGTGGAGGGGTTCCAGGTGCACCTGGGCGGCGCGCTCGGGCTGGGCGCCAACTTCGGTCGCAAGCTGCGCGCGCACAAGGTGACCAGCGCCGAGCTGGACGACTACATCACCGCCGTCGTGTCGGCGTTCCTGGCCGACCGGCACGAGGACGAGACCTTCGCCGCCTGGGCGGCGCGGGCCGACGAGGCTCACCTGCGCGGCGAGCGTGCCTTGGAGGGGGTCTGA